CTCAAACGCCGGACGGGCTGGAATGCACTGGCCGGCGTTCGAGGCTTGCCGTCGGACGGGCTGAGATGTCCGGCCGGCGCTCACGCCTTGCCGTCGGACGGGCCGAAAAGCGGACACCTGACCGGCGTTCGGAAGGCACTCGGTCCTACTGGTCCGACGAGAAGCGCACCGCGCCTGCTGGGATTCTTGCGTCGCACCAGATTCTGGCGCCCTCGCGGAGTTCGTTGTCGGGGCCGATGATCGCGCCGTCGCCGATGACCGTGCCGGTGAGGACGGAGCGTTCGCCCACTCGGGCTCGGGTGCCTATGAGGGAGTCCGTGATGACCGCGCCGGGTTCGATGACGGCGCCGGGGAGGATCGTCGAGCCGAAGACCCTCGCACCCTCCGCCACGTACGCGCCCTCGCCCACCACCGTGCCGCCGGTCAGCTTGGCGTCGGGGGCGACCCTGGCCGTCGGGAGGACCAGGCGGTCGCCGCAGCGGCCGGGAACCGCCGGGGACGGGGCGCGGCCGAGGACCAGGTCCGCCGAGCCTCGGACGAAGGCCGCCGGGGTGCCCAGGTCCAGCCAGTACGTCGAGTCGACCATGCCCTGGAGGTGGGCGCCGGCGGCGAGGAGGTCGGGGAACGTCTCGCGCTCCACCGACACCGGGCGGCCGAGCGGGATCGTGTCGATGACCGAGCGGCGGAAGACGTACGCCCCCGCGTTGATCTGGTCGGTGACGATCTCCTCGGGGGTCTGGGGTTTCTCGAGGAAGGCGAGGACCCTGCCCGTCTCGTCCGTGGGGACCAGGCCGTAGGCCCTGGGGTCGGTCACCTTGGTGAGGTGGAGCGAGACGTCCGCCCCCGTCGTCTCGTGCGTGGCGACCAGTCGCCTGATGTCCAGGCCGGTGAGGATGTCGCCGTTGAAGACCAGGACCGGGTCGTCCGGGGCCGAGGTGAGGCGGGACGCCACGTTGCGGATCGCTCCGCCGGTGCCGAGGGGTTCGTCCTCCGTCACGTACTCGATGTGCAGGCCCAGGGCCGAGCCGTCGCCGAAGTACGGTTCGAAGACCTCCGCCAGATAGCTCGTCGCCAGGACGATGTGGTCCACGCCCGCCGCTCTCGCCCGCGCCAGTTGGTGGGTGAGGAACGGCACCCCCGCCGCCCTGAC
The Streptomyces sp. NBC_01485 genome window above contains:
- a CDS encoding NDP-sugar synthase codes for the protein MTEAILLVGGKGTRLRPLTVHTPKPMVRAAGVPFLTHQLARARAAGVDHIVLATSYLAEVFEPYFGDGSALGLHIEYVTEDEPLGTGGAIRNVASRLTSAPDDPVLVFNGDILTGLDIRRLVATHETTGADVSLHLTKVTDPRAYGLVPTDETGRVLAFLEKPQTPEEIVTDQINAGAYVFRRSVIDTIPLGRPVSVERETFPDLLAAGAHLQGMVDSTYWLDLGTPAAFVRGSADLVLGRAPSPAVPGRCGDRLVLPTARVAPDAKLTGGTVVGEGAYVAEGARVFGSTILPGAVIEPGAVITDSLIGTRARVGERSVLTGTVIGDGAIIGPDNELREGARIWCDARIPAGAVRFSSDQ